A portion of the Longimicrobiaceae bacterium genome contains these proteins:
- the ppk1 gene encoding polyphosphate kinase 1 yields the protein MSTEEHTAPRAEAAIPWITPAAVALNPVPDGAELDHPSLYFSRELSWLDFNWRVLQQARDPRTPLLERVRFVAITAANLDEFFQKYVGGLKRQETAGLLSMSRDGRADQLRLIRTAAQQMHQAMTETWERDLKPRLRGEAELVVSDYGDLRPPQQQALSQHFRDQIYPVLTPLAVDPGHPFPFISNLSLSLAVLMRHAARDTVHFARIKVPAAQGRWLAVPESFARFHFVPVEQVIQANVASLFPGMQVESVHAFRITRSAAVEKEDEDLSEDLLAVISEELRERRFAPVVRLEVDAGMPQQVRAMLARELELRDDDVYEMGGLIAPSDCMELADLDVPAHRFDPWEPVVPTAFQHEGETEEERNIFAIIRREDILVHHPYDSFSASVQRLVDEAADDPAVLAIKQTLYRMGNNSPIVKALLRAAERGKQVAVLVEVTARFDEANNMQWAEVLEDAGVHVTYGLVGLKTHSKVTLVVRYEEGRPRTYCHIGTGNYHARTTRLYSDLGLLTCDPAIGFDMVNLFHFLTGYAPDQQYSRVVVAPRDMRRVFEERIRREVQVQESGGTGRIIAKLNALDDFGIIQELYRASRAGVQIDLIVRGHSRLRPGVRGYSDNIRVVSIVGRFLEHDRIYYFQNGGEPEIFIGSADWRHRNLAERVEAVVPVLNPALQERLVQILHYALLDNRLSWELRADGRYVQRRPEPGEPEVNYHALLMRDALDRTRSGSRPWEVAEG from the coding sequence ATGTCCACGGAGGAGCACACCGCGCCGCGCGCCGAGGCGGCGATCCCCTGGATCACCCCTGCCGCCGTGGCGCTCAACCCGGTGCCGGACGGGGCGGAGCTGGACCACCCGTCGCTGTACTTCTCCCGCGAGCTGAGCTGGCTGGACTTCAACTGGCGGGTGCTGCAGCAGGCCCGCGACCCGCGCACGCCGCTGCTGGAGCGCGTGCGCTTCGTGGCGATCACGGCGGCCAACCTGGACGAGTTCTTCCAGAAGTACGTGGGCGGCCTGAAACGGCAGGAGACGGCGGGCCTGCTGTCCATGTCGCGCGACGGGCGGGCCGACCAGCTGCGCCTGATCCGCACGGCCGCCCAGCAGATGCACCAGGCCATGACGGAGACGTGGGAGCGCGACCTGAAGCCCCGCCTGCGCGGCGAGGCGGAGCTGGTGGTGTCGGACTACGGCGACCTGCGGCCGCCGCAGCAGCAGGCGCTCAGCCAGCACTTCCGCGACCAGATCTACCCCGTGCTCACGCCGCTGGCGGTGGACCCCGGGCACCCGTTTCCCTTCATCTCCAACCTGAGCCTGTCGCTGGCCGTGCTCATGCGCCACGCGGCGCGCGACACGGTGCACTTCGCGCGCATCAAGGTGCCCGCGGCGCAGGGCCGGTGGCTGGCGGTGCCGGAGTCGTTCGCGCGCTTCCACTTCGTGCCGGTGGAGCAGGTGATCCAGGCGAACGTGGCCTCGCTCTTCCCCGGCATGCAGGTGGAGAGCGTGCACGCCTTCCGCATCACCCGCAGCGCCGCGGTGGAGAAGGAGGACGAGGACCTGTCGGAAGACCTGCTCGCGGTGATCAGCGAAGAGCTTCGCGAGCGGCGGTTCGCGCCGGTGGTGCGGCTGGAGGTGGACGCGGGCATGCCGCAGCAGGTGCGCGCCATGCTGGCCCGCGAGCTGGAGCTGCGGGACGACGACGTGTACGAGATGGGCGGGCTGATCGCCCCGTCGGACTGCATGGAGCTGGCGGACCTGGACGTGCCGGCCCACCGCTTCGACCCGTGGGAGCCGGTGGTGCCCACGGCGTTCCAGCACGAGGGCGAGACGGAGGAGGAGCGGAACATCTTCGCCATCATCCGCCGCGAGGACATCCTGGTGCACCACCCGTACGACTCGTTCTCGGCCAGCGTGCAGCGGCTGGTGGACGAGGCGGCCGATGACCCCGCGGTGCTCGCCATCAAGCAGACGCTTTACCGCATGGGCAACAACTCGCCCATCGTGAAGGCGCTGCTGCGGGCGGCCGAGCGCGGCAAGCAGGTGGCCGTGCTGGTGGAGGTCACCGCGCGCTTCGACGAAGCGAACAACATGCAGTGGGCCGAGGTGCTGGAGGATGCGGGCGTGCACGTCACCTACGGCCTGGTGGGCCTCAAGACGCACAGCAAGGTCACGCTGGTGGTGCGTTACGAGGAGGGGCGGCCGCGCACGTACTGCCACATCGGCACGGGCAACTACCACGCGCGCACCACGCGGCTCTACAGCGACCTGGGGCTGCTGACGTGCGACCCGGCCATCGGCTTCGACATGGTCAACCTCTTCCACTTCCTCACCGGGTACGCGCCGGACCAGCAGTACTCGCGCGTGGTGGTGGCCCCGCGCGACATGCGGCGGGTGTTCGAGGAGCGCATCCGCCGCGAGGTGCAGGTGCAGGAGAGCGGCGGCACGGGGCGCATCATCGCCAAGCTGAACGCGCTGGACGACTTCGGCATCATCCAGGAGCTGTACCGCGCCAGCCGCGCGGGCGTGCAGATCGACCTGATCGTGCGCGGGCACTCGCGGCTGCGGCCCGGGGTGCGCGGCTACAGCGACAACATCCGCGTGGTCAGCATCGTGGGGCGATTCCTGGAGCACGACCGCATCTACTACTTCCAGAACGGCGGCGAGCCGGAGATCTTCATCGGCAGCGCGGACTGGCGGCACCGCAACCTGGCCGAGCGCGTGGAGGCCGTGGTGCCGGTGCTGAACCCCGCGCTCCAGGAGCGGCTGGTGCAGATCCTCCACTATGCGCTGCTGGACAACCGGCTCTCGTGGGAGCTGCGGGCGGACGGGCGCTACGTGCAGCGGCGGCCGGAGCCCGGCGAGCCGGAGGTGAACTACCACGCGCTTCTCATGCGCGACGCGCTGGACCGAACCCGCAGCGGGTCGCGGCCGTGGGAGGTGGCCGAGGGGTAA